Proteins from a genomic interval of Bradyrhizobium sp. CCBAU 53340:
- a CDS encoding acyltransferase, with protein MITMSHSATIGAEAHAEPKARVRNLSLDRARTFLTLVVLLHHAVIPYTYFGHTDPTSWIGFDIVVLATDSFFMAMFFFLSGLFTWPGIARKAPQVFLRDRLLRLGLPFMIAAFTVIPLAYYAIALRENPELTFASFWWMTVTKGPWPSGPIWFVWVLLAFDLTASLLYRVSAHLVDPANRVSLRGFNRPAAFWLMLVVISAIAYVPMLVYFGANKWFEFGPFSVQASRVLLYFTYFFIGASVGAANFDHGILGAEGQLPRKRWLWVSVTLIPYCLMWGMIYIKREILDNPDHLPHWYHMFYGTFLVLFSASILLAILAFFLHSKMPGPTLLDRMQADAYGMFLVHYPIALWIQYVLFDYGLPAIVKAAIGFMLTVLLSWGVTAALRKIPGASHVL; from the coding sequence ATGATCACAATGTCACATTCTGCGACGATTGGCGCAGAAGCACATGCCGAGCCGAAGGCCAGGGTGCGCAATCTGTCGCTCGACCGCGCCCGCACCTTCCTGACGCTGGTGGTGCTGCTGCATCACGCCGTCATTCCCTACACCTATTTCGGCCATACCGATCCGACCTCCTGGATCGGCTTCGACATCGTCGTGCTCGCCACCGACAGCTTCTTCATGGCGATGTTCTTCTTCCTGTCGGGACTGTTCACCTGGCCGGGCATCGCGCGCAAGGCGCCACAGGTCTTCCTGCGCGATCGCCTGCTGCGGCTCGGGCTGCCGTTCATGATCGCGGCCTTCACGGTCATTCCACTCGCTTACTACGCGATCGCGCTGCGCGAAAATCCCGAGCTGACCTTCGCTTCGTTCTGGTGGATGACGGTGACGAAAGGACCATGGCCGAGCGGCCCGATCTGGTTCGTCTGGGTGCTGCTCGCCTTCGACCTCACCGCGAGCCTGCTCTACCGCGTGTCCGCGCATCTGGTCGATCCGGCCAACCGCGTGTCACTGCGAGGATTCAATCGGCCGGCCGCATTCTGGCTGATGCTCGTCGTCATCAGCGCCATCGCCTATGTGCCGATGCTGGTCTATTTCGGCGCCAACAAATGGTTCGAGTTCGGGCCGTTCTCGGTGCAGGCGAGCCGCGTGCTGCTCTACTTCACCTATTTCTTTATCGGCGCGAGCGTGGGTGCCGCGAATTTCGATCACGGCATCCTCGGCGCCGAAGGCCAATTGCCGAGAAAGCGCTGGCTGTGGGTCAGCGTGACGCTGATCCCCTACTGCCTGATGTGGGGCATGATCTACATCAAGCGCGAAATCCTCGATAATCCCGATCACCTGCCGCACTGGTACCACATGTTCTACGGCACCTTCCTGGTGCTGTTCTCGGCTTCCATCCTGCTCGCGATCCTCGCCTTCTTCCTGCATTCGAAGATGCCAGGCCCCACCCTGCTCGACCGCATGCAGGCCGATGCCTACGGCATGTTCCTGGTGCACTACCCGATCGCGTTGTGGATCCAGTACGTGCTGTTCGACTATGGGCTGCCTGCCATCGTGAAGGCCGCGATCGGCTTCATGCTCACGGTGCTGCTGAGCTGGGGCGTGACGGCGGCCTTGCGGAAGATCCCGGGCGCCTCGCACGTGTTGTGA
- a CDS encoding DUF1328 domain-containing protein translates to MTILKWALIFLLISIVAGVLGFTGISAASADIARFLFYVFVVIFLVLLILGLTIFRA, encoded by the coding sequence ATGACGATCCTGAAATGGGCGCTGATCTTCCTGCTGATCTCGATCGTGGCCGGCGTGCTCGGCTTCACCGGTATTTCGGCCGCATCGGCCGATATCGCCCGCTTCCTGTTCTACGTCTTCGTCGTGATCTTCCTGGTGCTATTGATCCTCGGGCTGACGATATTCAGGGCGTAG